Proteins encoded within one genomic window of Anopheles gambiae chromosome 3, idAnoGambNW_F1_1, whole genome shotgun sequence:
- the LOC1270693 gene encoding ryncolin-1 yields the protein MLLSNQDLAQFMISSGFNLRSVSFQSCKKNPSKRSGKYLIQPTENDEPFIGYCEQTSFGGGWLVFQYRFNGSLDYYRDWVEYRDGFGSVDGEIWLGLEKLHKITSARDHELLVELKDFEGNYKYARYDEFEIGSEGAHYQLNKLGKFTGTTRDSFTYHKGMKFSTKDRGNDESRSKNCAENFQGAWWYGNCYDSNLNGVYMNSTDAKSMNWYDNKLAYMGLAYSRMLIREK from the coding sequence ATGCTCCTATCAAACCAAGACCTCGCTCAGTTTATGATCAGTTCAGGCTTTAATCTTCGCAGTGTTTCGTTCCAATCGTGCAAGAAGAACCCATCGAAGAGATCGGGCAAGTACTTAATACAGCCTACTGAAAACGATGAGCCATTCATAGGATATTGCGAACAGACTAGTTTCGGAGGTGGATGGCTTGTGTTTCAGTATCGGTTTAACGGATCGCTAGATTATTACCGCGACTGGGTCGAGTATCGAGATGGGTTTGGCAGTGTGGATGGAGAAATTTGGCTCGGCTTGGAGAAGTTGCACAAGATTACTTCGGCACGAGATCATGAGCTGCTGGTGGAGCTGAAAGACTTCGAAGGAAACTACAAGTACGCACGGTATGATGAGTTCGAGATCGGCAGTGAGGGAGCACATTATCAGTTAAACAAGCTGGGAAAGTTCACAGGAACGACAAGAGACTCATTCACTTACCATAAGGGTATGAAATTTTCGACTAAAGATCGAGGCAATGATGAAAGTAGAAGCAAAAACTGTGCTGAGAATTTTCAGGGAGCATGGTGGTATGGAAATTGTTATGATTCAAATCTAAATGGTGTTTATATGAATAGTACAGATGCAAAATCTATGAACTGGTATGACAACAAATTAGCCTATATGGGTTTAGCGTACTCAAGAATGTTGATTCGCGAAAAGTAA
- the LOC1270692 gene encoding SET and MYND domain-containing protein 4: MANKYLLMEGVHMPTVTGLFQEMWESTIKGKLEEADKKKSDNNYSVVQLLLHEIGTYLRSYPYRERLFLHPDLKDEARAAVLRTKGNELFHKRERKYIAATVYYNESIAHSPKGSEVRAIGYGNRAAVCLQLGRYEDCLANVRLARESNYPAALMGKLTMREVAAQSMQASAEAARRFADDPMEPEDQHAQELKLSYPAHPTVPQRVADLQLCNNQQYGRHVVATRQLRVGDVVMVEKPYATVLSDHMKRVRCAFCHAEEPFLLIPCEECTIAMYCSQKCLRAAWQQYHRYECPILNDMRTIGTEYLALAVRTVAIALASFDHDLEALRAHLSHLDVSKVNAFEMDWRAASPRTVYETVYSLATNQRKRARKDFALNVLVAMITHKLLLKRTPAAQVCGADPILRKTLLNLLLHHLQSTIVNHQFLHYMDYLAEQDVYEPDEYAIACFPLLSMLNHSCAPNVKRITMRDGRCALVVTRQIADGGQLFDHYDVHHWMIPRKQRQKILKQLYRFTCECEACVKDYGSLLTFVDKYSSPVEFMLTGSIYARLMVQSEEEAFKWLPLLQDYMNSAGRNYPTSVSVVSMNQLIHCYQILHTYTSWISMCRYGL, encoded by the exons ATGGCCAATAAATACTTACTTATGGAAGGTGTGCATATGCCCACCGTCACTGGCCTGTTCCAGGAAATGTGGGAAAGTACGATCAAGGGCAAGCTGGAAGAGGCGGATAAAAAAAAGTCCGACAATAATTACAGTGTGGTACAGCTGCTGCTTCACGAAATCGGCACCTACTTGCGGTCCTACCCGTACCGCGAGCGGCTTTTTCTGCACCCCGACCTGAAGGACGAAGCTCGTGCGGCGGTCCTGCGTACCAAGGGGAACGAGCTGTTCCACAAGCGGGAGCGAAAGTACATCGCTGCCACCGTCTACTACAACGAAAGCATTGCGCACTCGCCGAAGGGCTCGGAAGTGCGAGCGATCGGGTACGGCAACCGGGCGGCCGTCTGCCTGCAGCTGGGCCGGTATGAAGATTGTCTGGCCAACGTACGGCTTGCGCGCGAATCAAACTACCCGGCTGCGCTGATGGGCAAGCTGACGATGCGTGAAGTCGCGGCCCAGAGTATGCAAGCGAGTGCCGAAGCAGCGCGCCGGTTTGCAGACGACCCCATGGAACCGGAGGACCAGCACGCGCAGGAGTTGAAGCTGAGCTACCCAGCTCACCCGACGGTGCCGCAGCGGGTGGCGGATCTGCAGCTGTGCAACAACCAGCAGTACGGTCGGCACGTGGTGGCTACCCGCCAGCTTCGGGTAGGCGATGTGGTAATGGTCGAAAAGCCGTACGCAACGGTGCTGAGCGACCACATGAAGCGCGTCCGGTGCGCCTTCTGCCACGCCGAGGAACCGTTTCTGCTCATCCCGTGCGAAGAGTGCACGATCGCCATGTACTGCAGCCAGAAGTGTTTGCGCGCGGCCTGGCAACAGTACCACCGGTACGAATGTCCCATCCTGAACGACATGCGCACCATCGGCACGGAGTATCTCGCGCTGGCGGTGCGCACCGTTGCGATAGCGCTGGCCAGCTTCGACCACGATCTGGAGGCGCTGCGGGCACATTTGAGCCACCTGGACGTGTCTAAAGTGAACGCGTTCGAGATGGACTGGCGCGCAGCGTCACCGAGGACGGTCTACGAAACGGTCTACAGCCTGGCCACCAACCAGCGGAAGCGTGCCCGGAAAGATTTCGCCCTGAACGTGCTGGTGGCAATGATCACGCACAAGCTGCTGCTCAAGCGCACCCCCGCGGCGCAGGTGTGCGGTGCGGATCCGATCCTGCGCAAGACGCTGCTTAACCTGTTGCTCCACCATCTGCAAAGCACGATCGTGAATCATCAGTTTCTGCACTACATGGACTACCTGGCGGAGCAGGACGTTTACGAGCCGGATGAGTATGCCATCGCCTGCTTTCCGCTGCTGAGCATGCTGAACCATTCCTGCGCACCGAACGTGAAGCGCATCACGATGCGCGACGGACGGTGCGCCCTGGTCGTGACGCGACAGATCGCCGACGGTGGGCAGCTTTTTGACCATTACGA CGTGCACCACTGGATGATACCGCGCAAGCAGCGGCAGAAAATCTTGAAGCAGCTGTACAGATTCACCTGCGAGTGCGAAGCCTGCGTAAAGGACTATGGTTCGTTGCTAACCTTCGTTGATAAGTACTCCAGCCCGGTAGAGTTCATGCTAACGGGCAGCATATACGCTAGATTGATGGTGCAGAGTGAGGAAGAGGCATTCAAATGGTTGCCACTGCTGCAGGACTACATGAACTCGGCGGGACGCAACTATCCGACCAGTGTTAGTGTCGTCTCGATGAACCAGCTGATACACTGCTATCAGATACTTCACACCTACACATCGTGGATATCGATGTGCCGGTATGGGCTTTAA
- the LOC3291278 gene encoding SET and MYND domain-containing protein 4, whose protein sequence is MDLKLAGKCNLLAPFEKLWQSQIKYLAEHALSCCLASCTTSADAQRVRERFVDQIIILVRSGGIRDQLNLAPDVKGHVAALAYRAQGTALYHPRVCNYIEALKYFNASIAHTELNSVDRGIAYANRSIVCMELHQYEDCVANVRLARASNYPVRFLPKLAAREARAQHALQRVRTINARKQKNGHRSAERNWQQQEKKQPTAANGAEELSTKLGPHLHGLAVVEYEHLYARCNYCHSRRLFTFIPCEGCTVAMFCSVACLTEAYRKYHRYECGLVRDLWRIGGAGAVTAFRRVAAELASFPDVPSSVEYLELFVAMKGYCAVADGLEGATVQENDHRQLSYRIFLTDIIHQLMVERTVLRFCCIEDPRISRLLFELILYYLTSCAD, encoded by the exons ATGGATCTTAAGCTGGCCGGAAAATGCAATCTGCTCGCGCCGTTCGAAAAACTGTGGCAAAGCCAAATAAAGTACCTCGCCGAGCATGCGTTGAGCTGCTGTTTGGCCAGCTGCACCACCAGCGCGGACGCGCAGCGCGTGCGGGAGCGTTTTGTCGACCAAATCATTATCCTGGTGCGCAGCGGTGGCATCCGCGACCAGCTGAATCTGGCGCCCGACGTGAAGGGGCACGTGGCGGCCCTGGCGTACCGCGCGCAAGGTACCGCCCTGTACCACCCGCGGGTGTGCAATTACATCGAGGCGCTGAAGTACTTCAACGCAAGCATCGCCCACACGGAGCTGAACTCGGTCGACCGGGGCATAGCGTACGCGAACCGGTCGATCGTCTGCATGGAGCTGCACCAGTACGAGGACTGCGTGGCGAACGTGCGCCTGGCCCGCGCGTCCAACTATCCGGTCCGCTTTCTGCCCAAGCTGGCAGCGCGTGAAGCACGCGCCCAGCATGCGCTGCAGCGCGTCCGGACGATCAACGCGCGGAAGCAAAAGAACGGCCACCGGTCCGCCGAGCGCAactggcagcagcaggagaagAAACAGCCGACGGCAGCAAACGGCGCGGAGGAACTGTCGACGAAGTTGGGCCCGCATCTGCACGGGCTGGCCGTGGTCGAGTACGAGCATCTGTACGCGCGGTGCAACTATTGCCACAGTCGGCGGCTGTTTACCTTCATCCCGTGCGAAGGCTGCACGGTGGCCATGTTCTGCTCGGTGGCGTGTTTGACCGAGGCGTACCGGAAGTACCACCGGTACGAGTGCGGCTTGGTGCGCGATCTGTGGAGGATCGGTGGCGCCGGAGCGGTTACAGCATTCCGGCGGGTCGCGGCCGAACTCGCATCCTTCCCCGATGTACCGTCGTCCGTCGAGTATCTGGAGCTGTTCGTCGCTATGAAGGGATACTGTGCGGTGGCGGATGGATTGGAAGGAGCAACGGTGCAGGAGAACGACCATCGCCAGCTGTCGTACCGGATTTTCCTCACCGACATCATCCATCAGCTGATGGTGGAGCGTACGGTGCTGAGATTTTGCTGCATCGAGGACCCTCGAATTAGCCGACTGTTGTTTGAATTGATCCTTTACTATCTGACCAGCTGTGCAG ATTAA